The Mycobacteriales bacterium genome includes the window GGCGCTCCTAGATGAACTTCTGGCTGGCGAGGAAGTCGGCGAGCTTCACGCCGCCGTCGCCCTCGTCGGTCACGATCTGGCCCTTTTGCTTCGGCGGGCGCGGCTGCGCCTCGTCGACCGCCGTGAAAGAGGCATCGAGACCGACCTTGTCGGCCTCGATGCCGGCGTCGGCCGCGGACAGGGCCGTGAGCGGCTTCTTCTTGGCCGCCATGATCCCCTTGAAGGACGGGTAACGCGGCTCGTTGATCTTCTCGACCACGCTCACGATCGCCGGGGTCGGCCCCTCGACGACGTCGTAGCCGTTGTCGGTCTGCCGCTCGATCTTCACGCTGCCGTCGGAGGCCTCGACCTTGCGGGCCATCGTCAGCTGGGTGGCGCCGAGCCGCTCGGCGAGCATCGGCGCGAGCACGCTCATCCGCGCGTCGGTCGACTCGGAACCGAGGATCACGAGGTCCCACTCGGTCGTGCCGAGCGCCTTGGCGATCGCGTAGGAGGTGGCGAGCGCATCGGAGCCGTGCAGCGAGTCGTCGACGAGGTGGATCGCCTTGTCGGCACCCATCGACAGCGCCTTGCGGATCGTCTCGGCGGCCTTCTCCGGGCCCATCGTCAGGACGGTGACCTCGCCGCCCTGCGCTTCTTTGATCTTCAGTGCCTCTTCGACGGCGTACTCGTCGAGCTCGTTCATGACGCCGTCGACGGACTCCCGGTCGACGGTCTTGTCCTGCGGGCTCAGCTTCTTCTCCGCCCAGGTGTCGGGCACCTGCTTGACGCAGACGACGATGTTCATGGCCGGCGGCCGACCTCCTGTGAATCGTTGGGAATCGCCGTCAAGCCTGTCATGCCGGTCATGATCGACCGGCACGACCCCCTGGCCGGAACGGCGACGTACGACGAGGGCCGCGACCCGTCAGGTCGCGGCCCCCATGGCGAAATCTCTTCGGTCTAGTGGAACTGCTCTTCCTCGGTCGAACCCTTGAGAGCGAGGGTCTCGGCCTGCGGGTCGATGGCCGTAGCCACCAGGTCGAAGTAGCCGGCGCCGACCTCGCGCTGGTGCTTGGTCGCGGTGTAGCCCTGGGCCTCGGCCGCGAACTCCTTCTCCTGCAGCTCGACGTAAGCCGCCATGTCGCCCTTCGCGTAGCCGCTCGCGAGCTCCCACATCGAGTAGT containing:
- a CDS encoding electron transfer flavoprotein subunit beta/FixA family protein; translation: MNIVVCVKQVPDTWAEKKLSPQDKTVDRESVDGVMNELDEYAVEEALKIKEAQGGEVTVLTMGPEKAAETIRKALSMGADKAIHLVDDSLHGSDALATSYAIAKALGTTEWDLVILGSESTDARMSVLAPMLAERLGATQLTMARKVEASDGSVKIERQTDNGYDVVEGPTPAIVSVVEKINEPRYPSFKGIMAAKKKPLTALSAADAGIEADKVGLDASFTAVDEAQPRPPKQKGQIVTDEGDGGVKLADFLASQKFI